Below is a window of Ktedonobacteraceae bacterium DNA.
GCTCCTTCGAAAGATCCTCCAGTAGCGTCTCTCGCAACTGCTCAAGATCGCCATTTTTAAACTTGATCTGATAACGCGATTGTGTAGTATGCATGAATGGTTCCTTTCGTAATATGGATAGGTTTTTTGCACCGCCCCTGGGCATGTCATTCTGAGCGTAGCGAAGAATCCCCCGGCTTTTTCGCCCCCCACTCTCGCCCGGTCTGCTTCCGAGAAACACCTGATTGGGTTTTTGGGAAGGTGAGGGTGAGGCTCTTACGACCGTTCATGGTGGAGTCGCTCTTCCTGGCACACAGCTGTGTACACGCCAGGGGCCAGGTTATGGGCATGCACACATTGGTATGGTAATCCCGCCAGGGGGCCGATCAATCGGCGATGCCCGCGATAAATCGGGGCCTACGGCATCCCGCCGCGGCGAAGCCGCGTAGGGGCCGGGCAGTCCTGTCTGGGGGACAGGCATACCGTACCCATCGCCGATTTATCGGCCTCCACGTCCATCCCAGAGTATTTTGTCAAAAACCTTCATCGGGCCTGGCGCAATTACCCCGTTATTTTGTTCAAGCCCATCATCACGCCCTCTGATTGAGCCTGCTCGAATTCACATGCCTATCCTCACCATGGGGCACGATGATGCCTTTCAACAAACGATGGTGGTCAACCACGCCGGGCCGATGAATCGGCGCTGGGCGCGATCAATCGGCCCCTACGACCCTCCCCATACATCCCTATTCCTCCGTTCCCGACAACACTTCGCTAATCAGCGTAAAGTATGTCCAGAGGCTATCGCCCTTGCGCCAATCTCCGGGATGTATGACCGGGGCCGGCTGCCATCCCCCGGGGTTGATGTAGACGCAGTACCACTTCCATCCCTGCGTCAAGGGGTCGCTGCAGGCCTCGTGATAGGCTTGCTGGTACAGGTGCCCGTTGACGGAGAGCGGTATATCTTGCCTGAGGTAGAAACCGACCGGCGGCAGCACCGGATATTCGGTCGGGAAGACAACCATCAGATCGGTCGTTTGAGCGATGTTATGCCAGATGGGCGGCAACACATAATTGTTGGCTATCATCCAATCGGCATTTTCCTCGTCAAACGACACGCCACGCTTGAACAAGTTCTCCGCGATATCGTAAACCTGTTCAGTGATGATCTGTTTGGAAAGCCAGGTTCGCACTCCCCCATAGGTGACGCCCTTCGTGCGGTCAGGAATCGTGGTAATCTTGACCGGATTGCCATGCTTGTCGTACAGTTCCGCCGGCGTATAGGTATGGCTCGGCTGCACAGGACGGAAAGCCATTCCCTGCTGGATGACCGGGCGCCGGCCAACTCCAGGATTCAATTGCTGGATCAAATTCTGCCCGGTAATGCCCCCGGGTGGAACCTGAATCCTTCGACCATTAATGATCGCCATGAGTAATTTCTCCTTCTAGCTTCTCGATTGAGAGCGATCTTATAACGTCACATCATCGCTGCTGTCCGCGACAGCCACACCCGTCTCCTCGCCTTTCAGATCGACGGTGATCTTTGCCCCTGGTTCGTCCGCGTCCAGGTCAAGCGCCTGCGATTCGATGAGTTTTTGAAACTGATCGTCCTCGAGCCTGTCCGCGCTTGCATTGCCATCCAGGGCCGCCAGGTAGCCGTCATAGTACACGGCCAGGTTGATAAAGCCCGAAGACTTGATCAGGATATCCGTTCCAGCATTCTCCAGAAACGTCGCCACCTCGACTCGCACACCGGCCCGCCTGACCTCCTGAATCAGCGGGATAAAATCGGAATCGCCGGTCGCCAGCACAATAATGTCCGGCTTGACCTGGTACACCACGCGCTGCACGTCCATCGCGATCTCAACGTCGAAGTTGCATTTGTACGTACCGCCCGCGATCGTACCCATCTTGGTAGTGACGATGTAGCCGGCCCGCCATAGCTCCTCAATCTCCGCGTCCAATCGATGCTCGTTGCGCGGATTGATGGGGACGTAGCAATACGCCTCGACGAGAAACCGCTGCTCGCCGACATAGTGCAGCAGGTCGGCGTAGTCCATGCGATACCTTTTCTCCCTGGCCGCGCGATTGACGTTGGCGTAATCCAGGAAGAAGACAACCTTTTCCTTTTCCATAATGTTCACTCCTCCTTTAGGAATGTGACTTACCTGGCCACTTCAGTTCGACTGTTAGTGATTGCCCAGAAGCGAGGCCGGGATTCTTCGCTGCACTCAGAATGACATGACCTGTGCATGTCATTCTGAGTGCAGCGAAGAATCCCTCGTGCCATTCTCAGACCGGCAGACACTCCTCGTTCTGGCAAATTTCCAGTTCGACTGTACTTGAAGTGTTTCTCTCCAGGTGTTAAACTACGTAGCGGAAGGTTCAGTTTTCCCTTCCACTACGAGCATATCCGTAAAGGTTGTCATTGAGAATGACATCTTTTGTCATTAGATTTTGATAGCAACGGGTGAAAAACTATGACATATGCAGGTCGCCCGCGCCGTGAGGAAGAGAGGCCGGATAGCGCATTTGGCAAGGCGCTCAAACACTACTTACAGCGTATCGAGGATTTCACACAGACCGATTTAGCCAGGGAGACCGGCATTCCCGAAAGAACGCTCTCCCTTATGGTCAAGGGGGAACGCGCAAGCGGCACGACACTGCGGCGCGATCTGCGCGACATCATCAAGGTCCTGTACAAAAAGAATGCGCTTCATTCGCTTGCAGAGGCCAACCAGCTGGTGACCAGCATTCCAATGATCAAAGAACTGGACGAGCGCGATTCCGATGACGCGGCAGTAATCAAACTGTTCAGTACATCCCTGACCGAAAACGAACGACTTGCTCGCATTGAGGAGCGCATCCGGCACGTGCTGCGCGATAACGCGGTTGTCGATCACACACAGTTGTTCGGCGTCGACACGCTGCTAAAGAAATTAAAAGATGACCTCTTCGCGCCGCAGGGTGCATGGGTGATCAGCCTCTGTGGCGAGGGCGGACTCGGCAAAACGGCCCTCACCTATGAAGCGGTCGCTCGTTATGCAGCCTCAGCAGGCTTTACCAGGGTTGGCTGGGTTTCGGCCAAAACATTCCAATTGCTACCCGATGGCATACTCTTGAGAGATGGCAGCGCCGAACTGCATTGGGGCAATATACTCAAAAAATTAGCGGACCAGCTCGGTATTCGCCTTGGTGATAACTCGAGCGGGTGGATCAAGGATTTTCAGCGCGGAATACGCTCGCTTCCGCCAGGAGAACGCTGCCTGCTCGTTGTGGATAACCTCGAAACGGTTCAGGATATCGATGAGGTCATCCAGTACCTGGGCCGCAACACGCTCGTCAATCCGCATAAGATACTCCTCACGACCCGCCATGCTCTGTTAGGAAAAGTGCAGTACCTGGTCGAACGGCACGTCAAAGCCCTTGAACTTGAACCGGCCTTACGCTTTATCCGTACTCTCGGTGGCGATGTTGTCGAACAGGCAAGCGATGACGAACTGCGGCCCATCGTAGATGTTACCGAGGGCAACCCCCTCTTAATCAAGCTCTTCGTCACGCGCCTGCTCGTGAGCCACCAGCCGCTCGATTTTGTCGTGGAAGAGTTACAGGCGGTTAATCAGCGCCTCGGCCAGAACATCATCGACTACCTCTACGCGGAATCGCTCTCGATGCTGCAACAACGCTGCGGCAAAGAGGCCGCGCGTCGTCTCCTCAACGCCTTTTGCCCACTTGGCGCCGGAGATAGCGTGACCTACGGGGCGCTGCGCACCTACAGCGACATCGCGGACGACGAGGTGTTTCACAATACGCTCAAGGTTGCTTGCGACCTGTCATTAATTCGCAGTTTGAATCTCAATGCTCGTTTTTCCATTCATAGCCTGTTATGGAAATTTGTGTGTGAATACTGAGAAAATTCATGCAATCAATAGACGACACCGCTATCGAACAAAAAATACAAAACATCCGCGCCACGAAAGCGGATTTTCGCCAGGCGGATGACAGGCGTAACGCCTTTGAAAGAGTATTGCGCGATTACTATGAACGTCTTCGCATGGCCCAATCTCCTTCCCAGGAAGACATCATCCAATCGCTCCATGTCCTCTACCGGGCATTGAACGCGCCGGAACTGGTTGATCAGCAGTTGCTCATCGACTTCATCGCGGTCGTTATTCGTTTTGTGGAAAACGCCGGTGTGGGCTACGAATTCAGCAAAGGCTTCATAGACAAGGCCATTCAGGTCTATCGAAAAGCAGGCTTTTCGCCCGTCGAACTCTACCAGGCGAAGGCCGACCTGCTGCGCCTCAATCAACTCGAAAGCGCCGAGCGCGAGCAGGCGCTTCTGGAAGCCAGGCGCTACGCTGAAGTTTCAGGCAACGCCGAAATGCTGCTGCGCGTACTCATCTCATGCGCCGTGTACTACACCGAAGTGAGCCAGTACCAGAAGGCCCTTACGGCCTGCCAGGAAAGCGAGCAACTGATCGAGCGCCATAGCCACCTGCAAAAGTACCGGCCCAAATTGCTGACCCTCTTTGGCATGAACTACACGCCACTCTTCAAATACCAGATCGCCAAAGACTGCCTGATGCAGGCAAAAACATTGCTCGATGCTGAAGAAAACCGGCAGGATGACGGTGAAAACTATGAAATCTGGGTCAGTTCGATGGATACGATCTATCACTACCTGGGCCGTATCTACGCAGCGGAAGGCGACCTGCAAGCAGCCATGTATCACTATGTCGAAGGGCATCGCTACCAGCACATGTTTGCTCAGGAGCCTCGCTCGCGCCTCGCCTTCTACCACCTGCGCATAGGCGAACTGCTCACTTCAGCCTCGCTACTGGAGCAGGCTCGCGACCACCTGCTACTGAGCCAGGAAATGTTCGACGCCATCAAATTCTCCAGTTCAGGGCGCCTGCAAGTCAGCGCCGCCTGGGCCGCGCTTTACAGCAAGGAAGGAGATTACGTGCGGGCGCGAGAATATATCCTCGACGCCAGAAAAGAGGCCCGCAACAAGCAGTTTTCCCGCGGCGAACTCTGGTGCCTGGTCAAACTCTTCTGGCTGGAACTGGGTCATTTCCACCTGTATCGTGCCATCGTCGCTGCTATCCAGGCGCTCGGAACCTGGCGTCACGGAGAACTGCGGCGCAACGAAACCCTCAGAATGCTTGGTCACTACTTCGTACAGGTCGTCTCCGCGCCTATCAAACTGCTGAGCCGTAAGCCCCATACCGTGATGGGCGCCGGAACGCTCAACGCCAGATTGCAGGCGTGCATTTGCCCCCTGCACCAATCCTGTGATCCCCAAAAGAGATTCTTCGCTCCGCTCAGAATGACATGCTGGCTGTGTCATTCTGAGCGCAGTGAAGAATCCCGCTGGCCTGTCATTCTGAACGAAGCAAAGAATCCCGCTGGCCTGTCATTCTGAGCGCAGCGAAGAATCCCGCTGGCACAAGGCTCACATTCTTCCCCCTGGTTCCTCACGGCTTCGGCTCGCGCTCAGCATGACACCGCCAGAGCCACTCGGATGACCGGCTTTGAACGTGAGATTTCATAATTAAGAGTAGCGCCTCTCCCTCGCCCGCTCGCGAATCACCTGCAGATCAAGCAACTCCGCGACCTCGTAGGTCGTGACCGCCCCGGCAGCCGGGCGCAAGCGTATCAATGCCGGGAAATGTCCCATGCGTCCATGCAGTTCCGCCAGCAAAACGAAGGCGGCGGGCGCGTATCCAGGGGGATTGATGAGCAACTGGCGCGTCTGCCACTCTTCCGATGAGAGGCCAGCCGCGTTTACCAGCTGCGCGATTTGTGGTTCCAGGGCCTTCGCCTGGTCGATCTGTACCGGTATCGTGCGAACATCCTCTACAGGCATGCCGGCCAGCGCCTCAATGCGCGCTCGCTGCTCGGTCGTGAAAGGATGCGAAAAGTTGATGACAAGCATAGAAATACTCCTTCAAATAGGCAAGAATGTGATCTCCCCGAGTATATCCCATAACCTTTCAGAATAGATGAGAAAAACTTCTGAAAAATATCAGAACATTTCTGATGTATTTAGCTCCCAGACAGGATATACTCTACCCGTGGTCTGTTTCAAAGTAGCGCGAAAAATGCCGGTAGAGAAATCGCTGGTCGAATGGCCCATAGTCCGCGCTATCCCAGACCTGCGCGCAGGTATCCAGCAACTTATCTCTATGGCTATACACTGTTTTGATGGAGAGGCAGAGCCGGTCGGCGATCTCCTGGGCGGTGAGACCATCCGCGATACCGCGCAGGACATCGAACTGGCGATGCGTAATCTTCTGGATAAAAGCCTCGCAGCGCGCGTGTTCTTGCGCGTCCATGCGCGCTTTCCCGGCCTGCTGGGCCGCCTGCGCGCTGGGAAACGACTGCGCCAGCAAGGGAACGTAATCGGCTATAGGAAAGAACGGCATCTCGATCAGGTTCACCCTTGCATCGGGCGGAACGTGCATCTGCGCGCCGTCTCTCACCTGCGCCTTG
It encodes the following:
- a CDS encoding NYN domain-containing protein; this encodes MEKEKVVFFLDYANVNRAAREKRYRMDYADLLHYVGEQRFLVEAYCYVPINPRNEHRLDAEIEELWRAGYIVTTKMGTIAGGTYKCNFDVEIAMDVQRVVYQVKPDIIVLATGDSDFIPLIQEVRRAGVRVEVATFLENAGTDILIKSSGFINLAVYYDGYLAALDGNASADRLEDDQFQKLIESQALDLDADEPGAKITVDLKGEETGVAVADSSDDVTL
- a CDS encoding NB-ARC domain-containing protein, with protein sequence MTYAGRPRREEERPDSAFGKALKHYLQRIEDFTQTDLARETGIPERTLSLMVKGERASGTTLRRDLRDIIKVLYKKNALHSLAEANQLVTSIPMIKELDERDSDDAAVIKLFSTSLTENERLARIEERIRHVLRDNAVVDHTQLFGVDTLLKKLKDDLFAPQGAWVISLCGEGGLGKTALTYEAVARYAASAGFTRVGWVSAKTFQLLPDGILLRDGSAELHWGNILKKLADQLGIRLGDNSSGWIKDFQRGIRSLPPGERCLLVVDNLETVQDIDEVIQYLGRNTLVNPHKILLTTRHALLGKVQYLVERHVKALELEPALRFIRTLGGDVVEQASDDELRPIVDVTEGNPLLIKLFVTRLLVSHQPLDFVVEELQAVNQRLGQNIIDYLYAESLSMLQQRCGKEAARRLLNAFCPLGAGDSVTYGALRTYSDIADDEVFHNTLKVACDLSLIRSLNLNARFSIHSLLWKFVCEY
- the csx15 gene encoding CRISPR-associated protein Csx15 — translated: MLVINFSHPFTTEQRARIEALAGMPVEDVRTIPVQIDQAKALEPQIAQLVNAAGLSSEEWQTRQLLINPPGYAPAAFVLLAELHGRMGHFPALIRLRPAAGAVTTYEVAELLDLQVIRERARERRYS